Within Desulfobacter sp., the genomic segment AGCCGTAAAATCCTAAATCCATTCATTTTTTGTTTGACAATCCCCCTGCTTTCATTTATTTTCCGCCGCTATGTGAAATGCGAACATAAACCTAACAAAAACCTGCTCTTAAGCAGAAAACACGCCACGGACCTCACTTGAGGCGGCCGGGTTGCACCATCTGATAATACTGCCAATTCCTGCAACGGTTGCTCCTAAGGGCATCCGTTTTTTTTTTGCCCGGCACCGGTCCGTTATGTAATTTAAAAGGGAAATCAACGATGTTTAATAAAAAGAGTTCTTTGAAAACCAAATTTTTAACGCCCATATGCCTGGTGACCCTGCTGGCATTTGCCGTCACCATCGCCGTTGTGGTGGGAAGGGCCAAAGAGATGGCGGAAACCGACGCCCTTGAAAACGCCACCCAGACCGCATACCGGTACGGCGGAGAAGTCAAGATCCAGATTGAAAAGGGCATGGAAGCCGCCCGGACCCTGGCAGAGGCCCTGGAAGGTATGAAAAAGGCCGCCGATCCCACTGGACGGGACCTTGTAGCAGAAATGCTCAAGCAGATCCTGAAAAGAAACCCCGCATTTATCGGTGTGTGGACAGTCTGGGAACCCAATGCCTTTGACGGCCTGGACACTGAATACGCCAACACCGAGTTCCACGATGCAACCGGGCGCCTGGCATTCCTTGCGGACCGCTTCGGCACCTCTTCCAATTTCGGAGTCTGTGCGGACTATGACATCCCCGGCACCGGAGACTATTACCTGTCTCCCATGAAAACCGGCCGGGAAACCATTCTCGACCCCTATGAATGGGAACAGGACGGGGACAAATTCCTTCTGGCCACCCTTGCCGTTCCCATTCAGGTGAACGGGAGAACCATGGGGGTTGCAGGGATTGATATCGCACTGAAAACCTTTCAGGAAATGGTCAAGGGAATTCAAATTTATGAAACCGGCTATGTGGCTGTCATTGCCAACAACGGCAGTTATGTCGCCCATCCCAAATCCGGACGCCTGGGCAAGCCCATGGTGGACACCGACCCCTGGGTTACCCCCTTTCTCAAAGATATTAACGCCGGCACCGGTTTCACGACCAGAAGCAGTTCTAAAACCGCAGACGCCGAATTCATCCGTATCTGCGTCCCCGTAACCATTGGCAATACGGCCACCCCCTGGGCGGTAATGGCCAATGTGCCCCGGGATATCATTTTTCAAAAGGCCAATGCCATCATGTACCTCAGTGCCGGCATCGGCATGGGGGCCCTGGTGATCCTCATGGTCACCGTCTACCTGATCACCGGTTATATTATAAGACAGCTCAAAAAAGGGGTGGATTTTGCAGAAACCATGTCCGGGGGAGACCTGAGCCGGACCCTTGAGATAAAGTCCAATGATGAAATCGGCACCCTGTCCGCCGCCCTGAACAAAATGGTGGGCAGCCTCGGGGGAATGGTGAAAAAAGTATCCGGCGGGGTGGAGACCCTGACCGATGCCTCGGGCAGCCTGTCAGCCGCCTCCAGTCAGATGGCCGCCTCAGCAGAACAATCCTCGGCCTCATCCGCCCAGGTGGCGGCCGCAGCAGAAGAGTTGAACGCCGGCATGTCGGCTGTGGCCGCGGCAACGGAACAATCCGCCGCCAATATCGACCTGGTGGCATCGGCCACCGAAGAGATGACCGCAACCATCAATGAAATCGCCAAAAACTCAGAAAACGCCAGGACCGTCACGGCCCAGGCCGCAGACCAGGCCAAAATGACCACGGAAAAGGTCAGGGCCCTGGGAAGTGCTGCCCGGGATATTGACAAAGTGACCGCAGCCATCACCGAGATTTCCGAGCAGACCAACCTGCTTGCCCTCAACGCCACCATTGAGGCGGCCCGGGCCGGCGAGGCTGGCAAAGGATTTGCCGTGGTTGCCGGGGAAATCAAGACACTGGCCGCCCAGACCGCCGAGGCCACCCGGCAGATCAAAGGAAATATAGACGCCATCCAGACGTCCACCAGTGAGTCTGTGCTTGAGATAGAAGACATTGCCCAGGTAATCATTGATATCGACAATATTGTTTCAACCATTGCCGTGGCCGTGGAGGAACAGGCCGCCACCACCGGGGAAATCGCATCCAATGTGACGGAAATATCCAACGGTATCCAGGAGGTGAATGGCAGCATCACCCAGAGTACCCAGGTTTCAGGAGAGATTGCCGGTCAGATCGCCGAAATCAGCCAGGCCTCAGGGGAAATCTCCCAGACCAGCTTCCAGGTGAGAGACCAGTCCGCCGAGCTTACACAGCTTTCGGTCCAGCTCAGGGAAATGATCGGGCATTTCCGGCTATAACCAAAAAGGCCGTTCCATCGAAGAGGAAACAAGCGGTGAAAATACAACCGGCCCCGGGCGCAGCAGCGTCCGGGGCCGGTTTTTTATTGGGCGGTAACGGGGCCGGGAGATCACATCAGCGGACCAGGATATTATTCCCGGGATAAATATTGTCCTTTGCCGTCATATTGTTGAGCTTTCTGAGCGCAGCGACGGAGGTCTTGTATTTCTGGGAAATAGACCAGAGGGTCTCCCCTTTTTTTACGGTATGAAAAATATTTGTTTTTTTCTTTTTCGTTGTCTGCACCGCTTTCTTTTTCAGGGGCGCCTTCTGGGAAACCGCGGCCACCGGCTTGGGTAGCTTGGCTGCGGGTTTTACGGCTGCCGGGGCCTGCTTCAAAGCGGCCACCCGTTTTTCCATCTTTGCCAGGCGGTCCATCAATCCATCCAGTTTCAAGGTCATGGCACGTTCCAGCCGGGTGACCCGCTGGTCCAAGTCGGAAACCGCTTTGGCATCTCCCTGGACCGGGGCCTCCGGCATGGGCGAGGACGCGGCAAGCCGTGACAGGGAGACCTCCAGGTCGGCAATCCGCTGCTCCATCCTGGGATCTGCCGCAACAGCCGGCTGCGGGGCGGCGCCAAGGGTATCTTCCCTGCCCCTGTCATCGGGGTCCGGGGACCTGAAAAATAAAAAGAATACAAGTACGGTCACCACCAGGGCGCCGACCATGATCAGGGTGAATTCATTCATTTTCAGCAATGATCCGCCCAGATCAAAGCCGCCCGGATTCTTCACCTTTTTTTTCTGATTGGTATTTCTCCCGGTGGTGGGTATCTTAGATTCGGGTTTGGCTTTTGGTTTCATCCCTGGTGCTCCTGTACAAAGAAAATGATATTGTTATACCTTCATATCACCTTGCCTTTTTTTTTCAAGTCATAACCGGCTTTTCCAACCTTTTTTAACAGAGGATAAAATCATTGAACCCCGTGTTTTAGGTGTGGTAGAGTCAAATCCAAAGATAACCTAAACAATCGTCAGGAATAGCCAATATGTCTAAACCGGTTCCATTCTTCATTGCACTGACCGCCTTGCTCTTTTCCATGTCCGCCGCTGCCGGGGCCCAGAGCGTATTCACCAACAAGCTGGGCATGCGCTTTGTACTCATCCCTGCCGGCTCTTTTTTAATGGGCAGCCCAAAAAGCGAAAAGGGCCGAAACTGGAATGAAAAGCAACACAGGGTCACCATCAGCAAAAGCTTTTACATGGGAGAAACCGAAGTCACCCAGGGCCAGTGGAACCGCCTGGTTTCCCCCAACCCCTCCGCCTTTAAGCTGGGCAGTGCCTACCCCGTGGATTCGGTTTCCTGGAACGACGCCGTGGCCTTTATAGATTATCTCAACAAGTGGGAAGGCACCACCAAGTACCGGCTGCCGACGGAGGCGGAATGGGAATATGCCTGCCGGGCGGGGAGCACCACGGCCTTTTCCTCCGGGCCTGTGACCACCTTTTCATGCAATGAACCGGAACCCGCCCTGGTGAAAACGGCATGGTACTGTTACAATTCCGGCCTTGCAGACCCGGCCCGGGACTTCAAACCCCACCCGGTCAGACTGCTCAAGCCCAACCGCTGGGGACTGTACGACATGCACGGAAATGTCCAGGAATGGGTCCAGGATGCCTGTGAATGGCGCAGCATATTAAAGGCCAAAGTCGGAGTCATCACCCGGACCTATGTGGACGGAATAAAAAATCCCCTGGAAACAAAGGGGGAGCGCCGGGTGGTCCGGGGCGGGGGATGGTACCAGACCGCCAAATACCAGCGGGCCGCATACCGGACCTACTATAAACCCATTGCCCGCAGGAACAGCCTGGGCTTCAGGGTCGTCAGAATGAGATAAACTATATCTATCCGGTTTCGCCCCGTCCCGGGGCCGGGATCGGTTGCAGGGAAGCAAAGGCCGCTCTTAGGCGGACTCTTTGGAGAATCTTGTCCGGAGAAAGAGACCGGCGCCCAGCATAAGTATATCCCTGACCAGCAGCCCCACGGCACTGGCCGTATCCTTGGTGTCGGCAAAGGAAAAGCATCCGCAGTCAAACTGGTGACCACGGGCAAGGTTGAATCCGATGATGATGATAAAGCAGGCCAGCATGGCATTTATCAGGATAAGGCCAGGCCGCTTGTAAAGCCCGGTGATCAGACAGATGCCAGCCAGAAGTTCCACAAAGGGCACAAAGATGGCCAGCAGATTGATCAAGGCCCCGGGAAAGACCCCGTAGCCGTAAAGAATCAGGGCAAACTGGTCCGGTGCAAGGATTTTGTGCCAGGAGGCCCAGATAAAGGAAACGCCCAGTGCCAGACGCAGGGCCCAGGTCACCACCTTCCCCGTTGACTTATTCCAATTCAAATTCCATCTCCTGCCATTCGCTGTATCCGCCGGCATACACCGACACATCGGTGTACCCCAGTTTCATCAGCCGGGCACCGAATGTATGACTGTCCCGGCAGGTCACGCCGGCACAGTACAAAAGAAGAGGAGCATCCTTTTCCACGGTTTCCAAAAACCGGCCTATGATCTGGTCATATTCACTCAGGGGATAGGACAAGGCACCCGGCAGATGCCCCTGGCTGTACATATCGGGCCGCCGCACATCCACCAGCACCACAAGGCCCGAATCAATCATCCGCTTCACCTTGAGGGGATTGTTGATTTCCCTGGCATGGACCGCATCATCGCTGTTGGAGCCGGCCATGATCACCCCGGCCGTCTTATCCCACTGGCCGACCAGGGGGATGCCCGCCGGAGAAAAGGTGTTGATCCCGAATCCCAAGAAAAATGCAGCCAGCATTATGGACAGGCAGCCCCGGATATCCTTCATATTCATGGCGGCATTCCAGCGTCCGGTCCGGATCATAATCTCGCCCGGATGGCCTTGAACACATTTACCCGCTTTTGGACAACCATGAGCATCAGCCATTTTTCCAACAGCGCGGCCATCCTTTTTTCCTGCTCGGATTCAGGCTCCTTCCTCCCCTCCTGGATATCCATCCCTTCCATTTCGGGAAGCGGGGCGGTATCAGGCGGAGTGCCCCGGGATTCCGACAGCTGTTCCTCCAGCCGGGTCACAGCCTCCTCGGCCTCGGAAACCATAGCCGCATCGCCACCCTCATGGGTAAGTGTCCGGTACATGGCAAGGGCGTCATCCAGATACCCCTGGGATTCATACAAACGGGCCAACTCAATACTGGCAAATTGTTCTGTCATGGCAAAAGGTCCTTTGGATTGGGGTCCTTTATAGTTGATTGATGTTTGAAAATCAGTTCGTCCGGCGCGGCCATACCGTGGTCATGCCTGGCCTTGTGCCGGATATATTCCAGATCATGCTTAAGGCGGTTGATCTCTTTTTCTATTCTTTTATTCTCCTGGGATTCCTTCCGGACCCGGGCAGTGATCCTGGCTTCCTTCTCAGTCAAGGCCCGGTAGTCCATCACCCCGTTGGTGGAAAAAAAAATCAGGCCTAAAATCAAAAGGACGATTCCGATCCCCAGATAAAGGCCGATCTTTTCAATGGTGGTCATATTCTTTGGGAAACTACCTTTTTCAATAGGTTTACATCCTGCTTTGCCGCCAGCCCGGCCCCTCCGAAGAAAAACAGAACGCCTGCAGCAATGGCAACGGCAAGTCCCAAACCCTGGGTCAAAACCGTTTCAGGCATCCATGCGGCCCAGAGCATCCAGATCCGCCGAACAAGAAACGCCATTATACCAGAGATAAAAAGCGCTCTGCAAGCACAAACCCATAAGGGTTTCAACCCGGCGTCCACAGGGGCGCACAGAGCGAGAATAAAGAATCCGGCACCGGCGGAGATGGCCACGGACAGGGCCAGTCCGGTCACGCCCAAGGCCCGGCCCAGAAATACCCCCAGCACCAGGTTGGTGCAGATGGCCCCAAGGCCGGCAAAAAAGGGCAGCCGGACATTGGCAAGGGCAAAATAGAAGGTCACAAAGAGCCGGGTGCCGGCCATGGCCCAGAGTCCGGCACAGAGCCAGAAAAGGCAATCCCCTGTCTGGGCGGCAGCCCCTGCGTCAAAAGCCCCCCGGCCGAACAAAAGGCTGACAATGGGACGGTTCAGCGCCATCATCCCGGCCATGGCCGGGATGGTCAAAAAAACGACCAGCCGGACCCCCATGTCAAATGCCGGCCGGACGCCGTCCATATTCTGGACTGCGGCCTTTCCCGAGAGCAAGGGGAGAAAGACCGTCGCCACAGAGGCGGCAAACAGGGCCAGGGGGAATTGCACCAGACGCTCGGCATAATAAAGGCAGGAGACCGCCCCCGGGGCCAGTTTGGATGCCAGCAGACCGGCCACCAGCATATTGATCTGGAATGCCGCCGCCCCGACAACCGAAGGCAGCAGCGTTTTAAGGGTACGGACCACCCCGGGATGCAAAAAAACGAACCGCCGGTAATCCAGCATCCCGGCGCGCCGCAGCCAGGGTAGCTGGAAGGCCAGCTGAACCAGCCCTCCTGCGGTCACCCCGGCCGCAAGCACCGACACCGGAGGTGAAAAACGATCCGCAAGAAACAAGGTGGCGGTGATGACGCAAAGATTCAGAATGATGGGGGTGGCCGCGGGTACGATAAAATTGCCCAGGGAATTGAGAACCCCCATGGACAGGGCAACCATAAAAATCACCCCCATATAAGGCAGCATGAGTTTCAACAGCAGCACAGACAGGGTCTGAGCATAGCTCCCCTGGGCATACCCCGGTGCCAGTATCCCAATGACCAGGGGGGCCAGATAGATCCCCACCACGACCAGGACGGCCGCAAATAAGGAAACCAAAAAACAGGCGGACAGGAACATGGATACGGCATTTTCCTTTCCTTCCCTTGCCATCACCCCTGAAAATACCGGTATAAAGGAGATGCTAAGAATTCCGTCGGCCATCATTTTTCGGGCAAGGTCAAAGGGCCTGAAGGCAATGAAAAAAGCGTCCGATGCCGGGGAGGCACCGAAAACGAATGCAATAAGGGCATCCCTCACCATCCCCAGAACCCTTGAAATCAATGTTATACTGCTGACGGAGGCCGCCTTTCTAAAAAAAATCACTCCAGCTTTTCCTTGACAAATCCCATTAATCCGTATATTTTATCGAATTTGAAATATGGTTTAATATTATTAATAATTTATAAATTTATGAAGGAGCTAGACCAAGTTGGCTAACCATAAATCCGCAAAGAAACGTGCAAAACAAAGTCAGGTTAGACGGATGAGAAACAAATCCGTAAAAACCAACCTCAAAACCCTGGAAAAAAAGCTGCGTGCAGCAAAAGAGGCCGGTGAAGCCACCGAAGAGCTGATGAAGCAGACCCAGTCTGCCATTCACAAAGCAGCCAAAAAAGGCATTGTTCACAAGAAAACCGCTTCCAGAAAGATTTCAAGACTTTTCAAACTTGTAAACGCTTAAGAACGCGCGTTTCGGCCTAGATTAGCACAGCCGGTCCAGACAGAAATACAGCACAGGCGTATATCTGGTTTACCAGATATACGCCTGTGGCGTTTTTAGAAATTGCTGGTCATCCGGCTGACAAGACGTTCTGCCACGCGCTGGGCAATGGTCTCCACAGCCTGGCGCTTATCCGCCTCATCCTCTACCGAATTGTCTGACACATCATAGGATTCCTGGGCGGAAAAATCCTTTACCGACCAGAGAATCTCACCCTCGGCGTCGATGAGCTTCACATCCACCACCGCCGTCACCCGGCGCTCCGTCACACTGGTGGAGGACGACCGGGACAGGGTTGCGAATGTAATGGATTTCACCGTCCCGGCAATCTTCCGGCCAGCCTCATCCACCACCCGTGTATCGGTTTTAGACGTGATTTCACGGATCAGTTCATTGGTAAAGCTGACCCCGGCACCGGGTTCGGAACTCCTGTTTTCAAATACGCCCACGGTCACCCGGGTCACATTTTCGTTTACATATCCGCCGCCGGCCAGGCGGTAGCCGCACCCTGCGGCCACCACCATGATCAACAGCACTGCAATCCCCAGTTTCAGTGTTTTCATCTTTACACCACGATGTTTACAAGGGTTTGTTTTTTCCGGATGACGATCATCTTTCTGACCGCCTTGCCCTCGACATATTTTACTATCCGGTCATCGGCCAATGCCATCTTCTTGATCTCTTCCTCATCCGTATCCGCGCCGGTGTTGAATTTTGCCCGGAGCTTCCCGTTCACCTGGACCACTACCAGCATCTCGTCCGAGGTCAACGAGTCCTCCCGGAATTCCGGCCAGGACTGCTCTATTATGGAGCCTTCGTGCCCCATGCGCCGGAAGAGTTCTTCGCAGAAATGGGGAACAATGGGAGAGAGAAGCAGGAGTACATTTTCCAGACTGAACCAAAGTACCGCACGCGTCTCATTGTCGGCCTTTTCAATATCAACGGCATACATGGCGTTGACCAGTTCCATTACAGCGGAGATGGCCGTATTAAAATGGAAACTGTCGTCAATGTCGTTGGTCACCTTTTGGATGGTCTGGTTGGCCTTAATGTACAGATCCTTGGCAGCGCCGGATTTCAGGTCGCCGGCCGGCCCAGTGTAAGGGGCGACACCCTGCATCTTTTCCATGCAATTGATGGCCAGCCGCCACACCCGGTTGACAAAGCGGTTGGAGCCTTCCACCCCGTCCTCACTCCATTCCAGATCCCGCTCGGGCGGTGCCGCAAAGAGGCAGAACAGCCGGGTTACGTCGGCGCCATACTGCTCCAGCAGGGCGTTGGGATCCACCACGTTTTTCTTGGACTTGGACATCTTGATCACCCGGCCCACTTCCACATCGCTGCCGCAGCGGGTGCAGCCCAGGCCCTCGCCTTTTTTCTCGGCCTCTTCCGGGAAGAGGAAGCCGTGTTCCGGGCAGGTCATGGTTTCCTTGCAGACCATGCCCTGGGTGAGCAGGCGGGTAAAGGGCTCTTTAAAATCAATCAGGCCCAGGGTATTGAGCACCCGCATGAAGTAGCGGGAATAGAGCAGATGGAGTACCGCATGCTCCACACCGCCGATGTACTGGTCAACCGGGGCCCAGTATTTCACAGCCTCGGGATCGAACATGCCCTGGTCGTACCGGGGAGAGCAGTATCTCAGGTAATACCAGGAGGACTCCACAAAAGTGTCCATGGTGTCGGTATCCCGGCGGGCATCTTCCCTGCCGCAGGCCGGACAGGTGGCCTGGGCAAAATAGTCCAGGGTGGGCAGGGGGGAGCCGCCCTTTTCAAGCAGATTGGCATCCTCGGGAAGCGTGATGGGCAGGTCGGATTCCGGCACAGGCACCACGCCGCAGGAGGGACAGTGGATCACCGGGATGGGTGCCCCCCAGTATCTCTGGCGGGAAATGCCCCAGTCCCGGAGGCGGTAGGAAATTGCTTTTTTACCCCGGCCTTCCTCGTCCAGCCAGTTGGTGATGGTTTCCAGAGCCTCTTCGCTGTCCATGCCGTCGAACTTTCCGGAATTTACCATCACCCCGCGGCCGGAAAAGGCCTCGGTCATGGTGGCTGGATCCAGAGTTTCTCCCTGGGGCTGAACCACGATGCGGATTTCAAGGCCATATTTTTTTGCAAATTCAAAGTCACGCTGGTCGCCGCAGGGCACGGACATGATGGCACCGGTGCCGTACTCCATGAGCACGAAGTTGGCCGTGTAGATGGGGATTTTCTCGCCGGTGGCCGGATTGATGCAGTGGGCGCCGGTGAACACCCCTTCTTTTTCATATTTTTCAATGCCGTCGGCGGAACGTTCCTGCTTGGACACCTTTTCCACAAAGGCGGCCACGGCGTCTTCCTGTTCCGTTCCCCTGGACAATTCCTCCACCAGGGGATGCTCCGGGGCCAGACACATGAAGGTGGCGCCGAACACTGTGTCCGGCCGGGTGGTAAAGACGTTGAGGTCCTCGTCCCTGCCGTCGATCTTGAACTTGAGCTCAGCACCGATGCTTTTGCCGATCCAGTTTTTCTGCATGGTCGTGACCTTGTCCGGCCATCCGGGCAGCTTATCGCAATAGACCAGGAGGTCCTCGGCATAATCGGTGATTTTAAAAAACCACTGCCAGAGTTTTTTCTGCTCTACGGGCTGTGAACAGCGCCAGCAGCAGTCCTGTTCCACCTGCTCGTTGGCCAGGACGGTCTGGCATTTTTCACACCAGTTGACATAGGACTCCTTGCGGTAGGCCATGCCCTTTTCAAGCATTTTTAAAAAGAGCCACTGCTCCCATCGATAATATTCGGGCCGGCAGGTGGCGATTTCCCGGTCCCAGTCGTAGGAAAAACCCATCTTTTTGAGCTGGGCCCGCATGGCCCTGATATTCTCATAGGTCCAGGCCGCCGGATGGGTGTTGTTGTCGATGGCCGCATTTTCCGCAGGCATCCCAAAGGCGTCCCATCCCATGGGATGAATGACATTGAACCCCTTCATCCGCTTGTACCGGACCACCACGTCGCCGATGGTGTAATTGCGCACATGGCCGATATGGATCTTACCCGACGGATACGGAAACATTTCCAGAAGATAGTATTTTTCTTTGGACCTATCTTCGGAAACCTTGAAAAGCTGATTTTTATTCCAGTAATCCTGCCATTTGGGTTCTACCTCGGCCGGGTTATACCGTTCCTCCATTATTCAAATTCCTTTCGAAAACATCTATTATTCAATAGTAAACTCTATTAGATGCCATATGCCGGATCAAATAGCAAGGGCGGCACACAAAGCTTTTGGATTAATTTTCGATTCGGGGGTATACTGCCCCCCATGACAACAAACCTGCACAAACTGACCCCGGCGGAACTGGGCCGGCTTTTCCCCGTTATCATCACCAGGGCGCAGCCGGAGTGGCCACAGATATTCACCCGGGAAAAACAGCGTCTGACAAGGCTTCTGAAACAAAAAATCTGCGGCAGGATTGAACATGTCGGCTCCACTGCGGTGCCGGGTCTGGCGGCTAAACCCACCATTGATATCCTCATTGAGATCGTTGACACGCCTGCCAACCGCGCCTCAATCATTGCCGCCATGGAAGACGAGGGATATATCCACATGAAGGAACAGAGCCACCTCATGATGGTCAAGGGGTATACACCGGCGGGCATGGAAATCCCATCCTTCCATATCCATATGGGCAGCCCCGGTTTTCCCAAGCTTGAGGAGATGATCCGGTTCAGGGACATCCTCAGGGCAGACCGGGCCGCCGCCCGGGACTACGAAACCCTGAAAAGGAGCTTGGCCCGCAGATACAGAACCGACCGGGAAACCTACACCCAGGCAAAGACAGACTTCATCCGGGCCCGCCTGGCGGATTAGATGCACTGCCGCAGGAGTCACCCCCCGCCGTCAACAAACCGCAGGTTGTACTCGTTATGCCTGCCACCCTGAATCTGGCCGTCCAGGGCATCCAGGGCCTCAATGAGATTGCCGGGCAGTGGCATTCCCACGGCGGCCAGGTTTTCATCAATATACCCTCTGCGTTTCATTCCGGGTATGGGCACCACCTCCCCGCCCCGGGACAACAGCCAGGCAAGGGAAAGCTGGGCCGGGGTGATCCCCATTTCCCGGGCCGCCTGCCATACCCCTTCCATGGCCGCCAGGTTTTCCGCCATATTCCCGGGCGCGAATCTGGGGATCTGCCGCCTGTAATCGGTATTTTCCAAACGGCTGGTATCCGCCACATTTCCGGTAAGCGCCCCTCGGCCCAAGGGGCTGAATGCCACCAAAGAAACCTTAAGCTCACGGCAGGCCGGAAGAATCTCTTTTTCCACCGCCCTGTGCCAGAGGGAATATTCTGACTGGATCGCCGTCACCGGATGAACCGCACAGGCCCGCCGGAGAATCCCGGCAGACACCTCGGACAACCCGAGGAACCGGACCTTCCCCTGCCGCACCAGGTCAGCCATGGCGCCCACGGTCTCCTCCACCGGCACATCGGGGTCCAGGCGATGCATATAGTAAAGGTCTATCTCATCGATCCCCAGCCGGCGCAGACTGGCCTCACAGGCCCGTACCACGTACCCGGGCCGGCCGCAGACAGCCACATTCCCCTTCTCATCCCCCACAAACCCAAACTTGGTTGCCACCACGGCCTCTTTGCGCCTGCTCCGGAGCACCCTTCCGATGAGCCTTTCATTATGCCCGTCCCCGTAGACATCCCCCGTATCCAAGAAATTAATCCCCAGATCCAGGCAGCGGTTGACCGTGGCAATGGACTCCCCCTCATCGGCCCTGCCATAGGCGTGGGACATGCCCCAGCACCCCAGCCCCATCGCAGATACCTGCAAATGCCCCTTTCCCAACACTCGATATTTCATCCTGTTCCTCCCAACAATTGCCATGCCCTCGTTCCCATACAACTTGCTGCCCGCCGGGGCAAGAAGCTGTTTCAACAGTTGCCTGCCATCATTTTCCGGCCGGCGGCCTCCCCCATTCGGCCCGGGTGTCTCGCGGCAACACAATACCGCAGAAACATTTTGTAACACAATCCCATAGATTTAATACAAAAAAGCCAAGGATATTCAGCTATGATTAGATTGGGAGCACACGCCGGCAACGGTTGCTATTTTCCACGGGCTGGTATAATAAATTCCAGGTATGGATCCGGGATCTTACCGGTCCGGGCATGGTTCACCAAAAGAACGGAAACGAGGTATGAAACGCGTCACAGACATTTTAATATTTGGCTTTATGACCCTGCTTTTTGCCGGATGCACTGCGGCAACGAACCAGCCGGCAGCAAAAAGCGAAGATGTGTGGAACGAAGAGATACAGGAGATGGCCGACAGCGGCCAGACCTATAAACCCGCGGGCAACGGCGTGGTTTTCTTCAATAAAAACAAGCCCCGGCTCAAAACCGTACAGATATGGCTGGAAAGCGGCAAAACAGTATCTGCAAAAATAAAAGAATACATTGCCGGCATCATGCCGGGCAAAGGCGCATCCGGCACGAGCCTGGCACAAAAAATTGCAGGCAGGTGGTACGGCCTGGACACCAACCATGAGTCCGCAGTGGTGTTTACATTTGAACCCGACGGGCGATTTGTCCGCCAGGCCGGAGACGAAATCGAAACCGGCAGATATGAGTTTGAGCCGGCTGCCGATCCGGACAGCATCACATTTACCCCCCAGGCGCTGCCCGGGGGACGCTCAAGGCAATTTGAATTTATCACCGACGACGCCCTGCTTTTCAAGGGGGGACACCGGGACCTGATCCTCTTTAAACAGAGTTGATATGGT encodes:
- a CDS encoding GrpB family protein; this translates as MTTNLHKLTPAELGRLFPVIITRAQPEWPQIFTREKQRLTRLLKQKICGRIEHVGSTAVPGLAAKPTIDILIEIVDTPANRASIIAAMEDEGYIHMKEQSHLMMVKGYTPAGMEIPSFHIHMGSPGFPKLEEMIRFRDILRADRAAARDYETLKRSLARRYRTDRETYTQAKTDFIRARLAD
- the murJ gene encoding murein biosynthesis integral membrane protein MurJ — translated: MIFFRKAASVSSITLISRVLGMVRDALIAFVFGASPASDAFFIAFRPFDLARKMMADGILSISFIPVFSGVMAREGKENAVSMFLSACFLVSLFAAVLVVVGIYLAPLVIGILAPGYAQGSYAQTLSVLLLKLMLPYMGVIFMVALSMGVLNSLGNFIVPAATPIILNLCVITATLFLADRFSPPVSVLAAGVTAGGLVQLAFQLPWLRRAGMLDYRRFVFLHPGVVRTLKTLLPSVVGAAAFQINMLVAGLLASKLAPGAVSCLYYAERLVQFPLALFAASVATVFLPLLSGKAAVQNMDGVRPAFDMGVRLVVFLTIPAMAGMMALNRPIVSLLFGRGAFDAGAAAQTGDCLFWLCAGLWAMAGTRLFVTFYFALANVRLPFFAGLGAICTNLVLGVFLGRALGVTGLALSVAISAGAGFFILALCAPVDAGLKPLWVCACRALFISGIMAFLVRRIWMLWAAWMPETVLTQGLGLAVAIAAGVLFFFGGAGLAAKQDVNLLKKVVSQRI
- a CDS encoding aldo/keto reductase; this encodes MKYRVLGKGHLQVSAMGLGCWGMSHAYGRADEGESIATVNRCLDLGINFLDTGDVYGDGHNERLIGRVLRSRRKEAVVATKFGFVGDEKGNVAVCGRPGYVVRACEASLRRLGIDEIDLYYMHRLDPDVPVEETVGAMADLVRQGKVRFLGLSEVSAGILRRACAVHPVTAIQSEYSLWHRAVEKEILPACRELKVSLVAFSPLGRGALTGNVADTSRLENTDYRRQIPRFAPGNMAENLAAMEGVWQAAREMGITPAQLSLAWLLSRGGEVVPIPGMKRRGYIDENLAAVGMPLPGNLIEALDALDGQIQGGRHNEYNLRFVDGGG
- a CDS encoding leucine--tRNA ligase, with product MEERYNPAEVEPKWQDYWNKNQLFKVSEDRSKEKYYLLEMFPYPSGKIHIGHVRNYTIGDVVVRYKRMKGFNVIHPMGWDAFGMPAENAAIDNNTHPAAWTYENIRAMRAQLKKMGFSYDWDREIATCRPEYYRWEQWLFLKMLEKGMAYRKESYVNWCEKCQTVLANEQVEQDCCWRCSQPVEQKKLWQWFFKITDYAEDLLVYCDKLPGWPDKVTTMQKNWIGKSIGAELKFKIDGRDEDLNVFTTRPDTVFGATFMCLAPEHPLVEELSRGTEQEDAVAAFVEKVSKQERSADGIEKYEKEGVFTGAHCINPATGEKIPIYTANFVLMEYGTGAIMSVPCGDQRDFEFAKKYGLEIRIVVQPQGETLDPATMTEAFSGRGVMVNSGKFDGMDSEEALETITNWLDEEGRGKKAISYRLRDWGISRQRYWGAPIPVIHCPSCGVVPVPESDLPITLPEDANLLEKGGSPLPTLDYFAQATCPACGREDARRDTDTMDTFVESSWYYLRYCSPRYDQGMFDPEAVKYWAPVDQYIGGVEHAVLHLLYSRYFMRVLNTLGLIDFKEPFTRLLTQGMVCKETMTCPEHGFLFPEEAEKKGEGLGCTRCGSDVEVGRVIKMSKSKKNVVDPNALLEQYGADVTRLFCLFAAPPERDLEWSEDGVEGSNRFVNRVWRLAINCMEKMQGVAPYTGPAGDLKSGAAKDLYIKANQTIQKVTNDIDDSFHFNTAISAVMELVNAMYAVDIEKADNETRAVLWFSLENVLLLLSPIVPHFCEELFRRMGHEGSIIEQSWPEFREDSLTSDEMLVVVQVNGKLRAKFNTGADTDEEEIKKMALADDRIVKYVEGKAVRKMIVIRKKQTLVNIVV
- the rpsT gene encoding 30S ribosomal protein S20, whose amino-acid sequence is MANHKSAKKRAKQSQVRRMRNKSVKTNLKTLEKKLRAAKEAGEATEELMKQTQSAIHKAAKKGIVHKKTASRKISRLFKLVNA